The Sporosarcina ureae genomic sequence CATCCCTATTCTATGGTGAAAGATCACCGTACGAATGAGGAGACGGGTAACGTTGGTTCTGTGATGGACGGCGAGATCGATCAGTTTATCAATGCATATTTGCGTTCTAGAATTTCTTGATTATAGAAAGGCAGCCGAGCGGGTCATTTTTTCATGACTTGGTTCGGCTGTTTTTTTACAGAGTAGCTCATTTGCGTATGTAGTGAAGGATAAACTATATAAGTCGAACAAATGATTTGTTACTTAATAGTACTAAGTTGCTTGGAGTGCAAGGCGGCGACTCCTGGGGGATTAGCGTGCGCCTTGAGACCCCGGCCAGATGCCTTAATTTCTGCAAAGTACACAGAAATACGGCAAAGCGAACCCTTCGCTGTTCGCTTGGCTCAAGCCACGCCCCCCGGAAAGCGTCCGCCTGGAACGGAAAGCAACGGTTGGTACCGTCCATTTCTTTAATTCATCTTATATAGTAGCTTTGTGATCATATGTGAACTTTTGTCACATTTGTCGTTTGAATATTACAAAGACGTTACAATATTACAGACTGTAACAAAGAGTGATTTCTTTTCATGCCAAATCACGTGGAAGACGGTAAATTTCCTCGCTATTTTCATCATGTGACCAAATGTAATGTTTACTTACCGGATATTTGGTCAATACTATATATGTACTTCCTACCAAAGCGTCTTTTTATGGGATGAAATAGACAAAATACACGATTATCCTGGATAATTTGTAACTTTATGATCTCTATTCACCATAAATCGATTAATATTTGGTATACTACTATATGTTAGAAAAAATTAAGTAAAAGGAGGGTATTACATGAAGAACAAACTATTAGCTACACTCTTCGGAGCAGCACTAGTTCTCGGCGCTTGTGGTGGAGGCGACGATAACGCTTCAGAACCAAATAATGACGCGACAAACGACAACGGCGCGGCTACTACTGATGTAGATGCAGAAGCAGTTGTACAACAAAGCTGTGCATCATGTCACGGAGGAAACTTAGAAGGTGGAGCAGGTCCAGCACTTGATAAAATCGGTGCAACACTTTCTGAAGAAGAAATCCACGACGTGATCGTTAACGGTAAAGGCGCTATGCCTCCTGGTGTTATTAAAGGCGAAGAAGCAGACGCAGTTGCTGCTTGGTTAGCTGAAAAGAAATAATAACAATTCAATCAATCGTCTCCAAGACTTCCTTGGGGACGATTTTTTTGTACATATAACTACTAAAATAAACCAATTTTTACTATTTATCTAGCTTAATCAATTGATACATAACTGTAATACATGGTAGAGTCAAGGCCATGCTATAATAAAAATGGCGAATATGAGAGAAAAACAAAATTCAGGTGGTTATGATGTATGATTGTAATGAAAAATGTATACAAAAAGTACCCGAATGGTGTTGTAGCCTCTAACGGAATTCACGTCGAAATCGAAAAAGGGGAATTTGTATATGTTGTCGGACCGAGTGGCGCGGGTAAATCCACGTTCATTAAAATGATGTATCGTGAAGAAGTCCCGTCTAGTGGATTGATTTACTTCAATAATACGGAACTGACAAAAATGCAAAGAAGAGATGTCCCTTATTTGAGAAGACAAATTGGCGTAGTATTCCAGGATTTTA encodes the following:
- the cccB gene encoding cytochrome c551, which gives rise to MKNKLLATLFGAALVLGACGGGDDNASEPNNDATNDNGAATTDVDAEAVVQQSCASCHGGNLEGGAGPALDKIGATLSEEEIHDVIVNGKGAMPPGVIKGEEADAVAAWLAEKK